The Pyrus communis chromosome 9, drPyrComm1.1, whole genome shotgun sequence genome has a segment encoding these proteins:
- the LOC137744971 gene encoding uncharacterized protein, whose product MSGKASSSQSSIGLSGSGALSHVYIPYLPLRSSVAGSKGLFYDDGNKLLLSPTSDQVFCWKTVPFDPVVTPTSDSISEGPILSIRYSLDAKFIAIQRSDHEIQFCDRGSGETFSQMCKLESESILGFFWTDCPVCDIVFVKTSGLDLFAYNSESKSLQLVETRKLNVSWYVYTHESRMVLLASGMQCKTFNGFQLSSAGIIRLPKFEMAMAKSEGNNKPVLAAEDIFIVTVYGRIYCLQVDRIAMLLHSYRFYRDVVVQQGSLPIYSSKVAVSVVDNVLLVHQVDAKVVILYDIFADSRAPISAPLPLLFRGFPRSNSSSLRSNREDSESSEVNVLSDHEAIVYGDNWTFLVPDLICDVANQLLWKIHLDLEAISASSSEVPSVLEFLQRRKLEANKAKQLCLSIARTVILERRPVSTVSRALDVLVSSYSHSIKTGTYLKGIKSAKTLPSGEPQTSGPRSSADVSSRRVDTVGKSIKYESAAGLDSESPNRFLTYSNSDSEDSTSFEAPRATSNNSQLFDGKMDRGKLTGAETSGGEIRSSSLQYQVLRSGNSPLDANASEQQESQPTSPVISSYEMYSFVFAPVEEEIIGEPSYLVAIIVEFLRSANIEKVEVHPNLYVLTVQLLSRSERYAELGQFVLNKILEPSKEVAMQLLESGRQNSRTRKLGLDMLRQLSLHHDYVLLLVQDGYYLEALRYARKYKVSTIRPSLFLESACTSNDLQNLAAVLRFFSDFIPGFRDTSDHDTYYRILSERNSSIAA is encoded by the exons ATGTCTGGAAAAGCATCAAGTTCACAGTCTAGCATTGGTTTGAGTGGGTCTGGTGCTCTGTCACATGTTTATATTCCATATCTGCCCCTAAGAAGCAGCGTAGCTGGTTCAAAGGGTTTATTTTATGATGATGGCAATAAGTTGCTGCTTTCCCCAACATCAGATCAG GTCTTCTGTTGGAAAACTGTTCCTTTTGATCCTGTGGTTACTCCTACTTCTGATTCAATTAGTGAAGGCCCCATCTTATCTATTCGATATTCATTAGATGCAAAGTTTATAGCAATCCAAAGATCTGATCACGAGATACAGTTCTGCGATAGAGGAAGTGGGGAAACTTTTAGTCAGATGTGCAAGTTAGAGTCAGAGAGCATACTGGGTTTTTTTTGGACAGATTGCCCAGTGTGTGATATTGTATTTGTAAAGACCAG TGGGCTGGACTTGTTTGCTTACAATTCTGAGTCAAAATCACTCCAATTGGTTGAGACGAGGAAATTGAATGTGAGTTGGTATGTTTACACACATGAAAGTCGCATGGTTCTTCTTGCTTCAGGAATGCAGTGCAAAACCTTCAATGGTTTTCAG CTCTCATCTGCAGGCATTATTCGTCTGCCAAAGTTTGAGATGGCAATGGCTAAATCTGAGGGTAACAATAAACCTGTCCTTGCTGCTGAAGATATTTTTATAGTCACTGT CTATGGCAGAATATACTGTCTGCAAGTTGATAGGATTGCAATGCTCCTTCACTCTTACAGGTTTTACCGTGATGTGGTTGTACAACAG GGTTCTTTGCCAATTTATTCAAGCAAGGTTGCTGTGAGTGTGGTTGATAATGTATTGCTTGTGCATCAAGTTGATGCGAAGGTTGTTATACTATATGATATATTTGCAGATTCTCGGGCACCCATATCAGCCCCACTTCCTCTACTATTCAGGGGTTTCCCCAGGTCTAATTCTTCTTCCCTGAGATCAAATAGAGAAGATAGTGAAAGTTCAGAagttaatgttttaagtgaCCATGAAGCAATCGTCTACGGAGATAATTGGACTTTTCTCGTTCCTGATCTCATCTGTGATGTTGCTAATCAACTTTTGTGGAAGATTCATTTAGATTTGGAG GCAATTTCTGCCAGTAGCTCAGAAGTACCATCAGTACTTGAATTCTTGCAACGGCGGAAGTTAGAAGCCAATAAG GCTAAACAACTGTGCTTATCAATAGCACGCACTGTTATTCTAGAACGCAGACCTGTGTCTACAGTGTCTCGGGCATTAGACGTTTTAGTTTCCTCCTACTCCCACTCTATTAAGACAGGCACCTATCTTAAGGGAATAAAATCTGCAAAAACATTGCCTTCTGGTGAGCCACAGACGAGTGGCCCTAGATCTAGTGCTGATGTATCTTCTAGAAGAGTAGACACAGTTGGGAAGTCCATTAAATATGAATCTGCTGCTGGATTGGACAGTGAATCGCCTAACAGATTTTTAACCTATTCAAATTCCGACTCTGAGGATAGTACTAGCTTTGAAGCGCCAAGGGCCACTTCAAATAACTCTCAATTGTTCGATGGTAAAATGGACAGGGGGAAGTTAACGGGTGCTGAAACTTCTGGCGGTGAAATTCGGTCTTCATCTTTACAATATCAGGTTCTTAGATCCGGCAACAGCCCATTGGATGCTAATGCGTCGGAGCAGCAAGAGTCCCAACCGACCTCTCCAGTAATTTCATCTTATGAAATGTACAGTTTTGTGTTCGCTCCTGTTGAGGAAGAGATTATTGGAGAACCTTCATACTTGGTTGCCATCATTGTTGAGTTTCTTCGTAG TGCTAATATTGAAAAGGTTGAAGTCCATCCTAATCTCTATGTCCTGACCGTACAATTACTATCACGCAGTGAGCGATATGCAGAACTTGGGCAGTTTGTCTTAAACAAG ATTCTTGAACCTTCTAAAGAAGTAGCAATGCAACTCCTAGAGTCTGGCCGTCAGAACTCTCGAACAAGGAAGTTGGGTTTAGATATGCTGAGGCAGCTTTCTTTACACCATGACTATGTACTGTTACTAGTGCAAGATGGATATTACCTTGAAGCATTACGCTATGCACGGAAGTACAAG gTCAGTACCATTCGACCTTCGCTGTTTCTCGAGTCAGCATGTACCTCCAATGACTTGCAAAATTTAGCTGCGGTCCTTCGATTCTTTTCGGATTTCATTCCTGGATTCAGAGACACATCGGACCACGACACTTACTACCGCATTCTCAGCGAGAGGAACTCATCCATTGCTGCTTGA